A window from Littorina saxatilis isolate snail1 linkage group LG9, US_GU_Lsax_2.0, whole genome shotgun sequence encodes these proteins:
- the LOC138975627 gene encoding prokineticin Bm8-a-like, with protein MKSYLFLFVCLALAAFCEGQQCSTSADCGIGQCCLSHTRPRGKRAIYGYGVGSCHPMGHFAEACFMNYNNYDATRMYYVNCPCDTGRTCVANGDRDMPLGEIGNCFYE; from the exons ATGAAGAGTTACCTATTTCTGTTTGTGTGCCTTGCGTTG GCGGCTTTTTGTGAAGGTCAGCAATGCAGTACGTCTGCAGACTGCGGGATTGGACAATGCTGCCTGTCGCACACGCGCCCTCGCGGCAAGAGAGCGATCTACGGTTATGGAGTGGGAAGCTGCCACCCTATGGGACACTTcgcggagg CTTGCTTCATGAACTACAACAACTATGACGCCACCCGCATGTATTACGTCAACTGTCCCTGCGACACTGGACGGACATGTGTCGCAAATGGTGACAGAGATATGCCGTTGGGAGAAATTG ggaATTGTTTTTACGAGTAG
- the LOC138975626 gene encoding uncharacterized protein gives MKSYLLLFLCLALGTFCAVEGLRIIKPSVSSRCRNVFDCGKHECCVVQSPYRGRKKRDLSTQYVGVCKPLGTRRSTCFVGGPNISPPSPLISYNYCPCTFGLSCGGLIYTDVPQGPVGTCQ, from the exons ATGAAGAGTTACCTGCTTCTGTTTTTGTGCCTTGCGTTG GGGACGTTTTGTGCGGTGGAGGGTCTGCGGATTATTAAACCATCTGTCTCTTCGAGATGCAGGAATGTGTTTGATTGCGGCAAACATGAGTGCTGCGTCGTGCAATCGCCCTACAGGGGCAGGAAGAAGAGAGACCTGTCCACTCAGTATGTCGGGGTCTGCAAACCTCTGGGCACCAGGAGATCAA CTTGCTTCGTGGGAGGCCCCAACATCAGTCCCCCCAGTCCGTTGATTTCCTACAACTACTGTCCCTGCACCTTTGGGCTGAGTTGTGGCGGTCTGATCTACACTGACGTGCCTCAGGGACCCGTCG GAACGTGCCAGTAA
- the LOC138975638 gene encoding uncharacterized protein: MKSYLLLFLCLALGTFCAVEGLRIIKPSVSSRCRNVFDCGKHECCVVQSPYRGRKKRDLSTQYVGVCKPLGTRGSTCFVGGPNISPPSPLISYNYCPCTFGLSCGGLIYTDVPQGPVGTCQ; this comes from the exons ATGAAGAGTTACCTGCTTCTGTTTTTGTGCCTTGCGTTG GGGACGTTTTGTGCGGTGGAGGGTCTGCGGATTATTAAACCATCTGTCTCTTCGAGATGCAGGAATGTGTTTGATTGTGGCAAACATGAGTGTTGCGTCGTGCAATCGCCCTACAGGGGCAGGAAGAAGAGAGACCTGTCCACTCAGTATGTCGGGGTCTGCAAACCTCTGGGCACCAGGGGATCAA CTTGCTTCGTGGGAGGCCCCAACATCAGTCCCCCCAGTCCGTTGATTTCCTACAACTACTGTCCCTGCACCTTTGGGCTGAGTTGTGGCGGTCTGATCTACACTGACGTGCCTCAGGGACCCGTCG GAACGTGCCAGTAA